A stretch of the Pristis pectinata isolate sPriPec2 chromosome 7, sPriPec2.1.pri, whole genome shotgun sequence genome encodes the following:
- the cdkn2aip gene encoding LOW QUALITY PROTEIN: CDKN2A-interacting protein (The sequence of the model RefSeq protein was modified relative to this genomic sequence to represent the inferred CDS: inserted 1 base in 1 codon) — protein sequence MAVDEVSEFLQQNRRLSDWLEALKGDSEPQKHWTARREFILRNMPGGAXRASGAEPGLDTDRLLALSMVWANHVFLGCRYSKAIMDKVLEMGEGIKVTDAPVHTTRDELVANKKKRELSNSNENTKEEPCVKKKAIEEDKCIEFPAVSESTGNGSQDIDPNKIPGLDGFPDSEPPAPLPEPQVQAPVCPAPSTGSNQKEVQQIPKENEVKKVGTPVQVPVTHQQTLPHRSEAPAQTKNFSSNSAEAKPAIQLDTVERPASVASSQKAAQPSVSQSCKPPITVVSLTPEAIKEKQTFYNKLYKAIAWKLVSAGGFSNELNHLTILSNCIQSTKGTLESICVPLKDISELHLPQSSAREGIVCELRCKSVYLATGYGKCKVTAKDMAAKEAVKLFLKQKVTVKMCKRKYKGSEIEDLVLLSEDIHRLNLAPALMNPLEPSTR from the exons ATGGCGGTGGACGAGGTGtccgagttcctgcagcagaacCGGCGGCTGTCCGACTGGCTGGAGGCGCTGAAGGGCGACAGCGAGCCGCAGAAGCACTGGACGGCGCGGCGCGAGTTCATCCTCCGCAACATGCCAGGAGGAG GAAGGGCGAGCGGCGCCGAGCCGGGGCTCGACACTGACCGGCTGCTCGCCCTCTCCATGGTCTGGGCCAACCACGTCTTCCTGGGCTGCCG ATACTCGAAGGCAATAATGGATAAAGTGTTGGAGATGGGCGAAGGGATCAAAGTTACAGACGCTCCAGTACACACAACAAGGGACGAACTTGTAGCCAATAAGAAGAAAAGGGAGCTTTCAAACAGTAATG aaaatactaaagaagaaCCTTGTGTAAAGAAAAAGGCAATCGAAGAAGATAAATGCATTGAATTTCCTGCAGTGTCTGAATCTACTGGGAATGGCAGCCAGGATATTGATCCCAACAAAATCCCAGGTCTTGATGGTTTTCCTGATAGTGAACCACCAGCTCCTTTGCCTGAACCACAGGTGCAGGCTCCAGTCTGTCCTGCACCATCCACCGGGTCAAATCAAAAAGAGGTCCAGCAAATCCCAAAAGAGAATGAAGTTAAGAAAGTTGGCACTCCTGTGCAGGTTCCAGTCACTCATCAGCAAACGCTGCCACATCGTTCTGAAGCTCCAGCACAGACTAAGAACTTCTCATCTAATTCTGCAGAAGCTAAACCGGCTATTCAGTTAGACACTGTTGAACGCCCTGCCTCTGTAGCAAGTTCCCAGAAAGCAGCACAGCCGTCTGTTTCACAGAGTTGCAAACCCCCTATAACAGTGGTCAGTTTAACTCCTGAAGCtataaaagagaaacaaaccTTTTACAATAAACTCTACAAAGCCATAGCATGGAAGCTAGTGTCAGCCGGTGGTTTCAGCAATGAACTTAACCACTTAACCATTTTGAGTAACTGCATACAGTCAACCAAGGGAACACTTGAAAGCATCTGTGTTCCTCTGAAGGACATTTCTGAGCTGCATTTACCACAAAGCTCTGCCCGTGAAGGAATTGTTTGTGAATTAAGGTGCAAGTCTGTTTATTTAGCGACAGGATATGGTAAATGCAAAGTGACTGCCAAAGATATGGCTGCCAAGGAGGCtgtgaaattatttttgaaacagaAGGTTACAGTGAAGATGTGTAAAAGAAAGTACAAAGGGAGTGAAATTGAGGATTTAGTACTTTTGAGTGAGGATATACATCGGTTAAACCTAGCTCCTGCATTAATGAATCCTTTAGAACCTTCTACAAGGTAA
- the LOC127572594 gene encoding inhibitor of growth protein 2-like, translating to MLAQCHRPRVSGYVEDYLESVETLPLELQRSVSRLREIDTRYREVLKELDDAYEKYKQEMDIAQRKRLLHHLQRALINSQELGDEKIQIVTQMSEQVENCARQMDSHSDCFEDPNEHDKSIEKVKTEISQTERPSRRPRRQKNSENRELCHIGNEIEEGEEQPKEKKSKSAKKKRSKTRPEREVSPIDFPIDPNEPTYCLCNQVSYGEMIGCDNEECPIEWFHFSCVGLTYKPKGKWYCPKCRGDTEKTMDKCIEKSKKDRRSR from the exons ATGCTCGCCCAGTGCCACAGGCCGCGGGTGTCCGGCTACGTGGAGGATTACCTGGAAAGTGTGGAGACGCTGCCGCTCGAACTGCAGCGCAGCGTATCCCGACTGAGGGAGATCGACACTCGGTACCGCG AAGTTTTAAAGGAGCTCGATGATGCTTATGAAAAATATAAGCAAGAAATGGACATTGCTCAAAGGAAACGGCTGCTGCATCATCTCCAGAGAGCATTAATTAACAGCCAAGAGTTGGGGGATGAGAAAATTCAGATTGTGACACAAATGAGTGAGCAAGTAGAGAATTGTGCGAGACAGATGGATAGTCACTCGGATTGCTTTGAGGACCCAAACGAACATGACAAGTCTATAGAGAAGGTCAAAACAGAGATAAGTCAAACAGAAAGGCCTTCCAGAAGACCACGTAGACAGAAAAATAGTGAAAACCGTGAATTGTGTCACATTGGTAATGAAATTGAAGAGGGAGAGGAGCAGCCCAAAGAGAAGAAATCAAAATCTGCAAAAAAGAAACGCTCTAAAACTAGACCAGAAAGGGAAGTCTCCCCTATTGACTTTCCGATTGATCCCAATGAACCCACCTACTGCCTCTGCAACCAGGTGTCTTACGGTGAAATGATAGGATGCGATAATGAAGAATGCCCAATTGAATGGTTTCATTTTTCTTGTGTAGGATTAACATATAAACCCAAAGGCAAATGGTACTGTCCAAAATGCAGAGGTGATACTGAAAAGACAATGGACAAATGCATAGAGAAATCAAAAAAAGATAGGAGGTCAAGATAG